In Dryobates pubescens isolate bDryPub1 chromosome 32, bDryPub1.pri, whole genome shotgun sequence, the following are encoded in one genomic region:
- the KCNE4 gene encoding potassium voltage-gated channel subfamily E member 4, which translates to MLKMDHANVTQAVLADDSRLAEKSNGNEYFYILIVMSFYGVFLIGIMLGYMKSKRKEKKSNLLLLYKDEEREWGEAVKPLPTISGLKSVQIPMMLNMLQESMVPSLSCAICSMEGSSVSSESSSPDVHFTIQEEVLDAELGEVSEMLLNESSEGSAENLHKNS; encoded by the coding sequence ATGCTGAAGATGGACCATGCGAACGTGACCCAGGCCGTGCTGGCCGATGACTCCCGCCTGGCGGAGAAGAGCAACGGCAACGAGTACTTCTACATTCTGATTGTCATGTCCTTCTATGGGGTCTTCCTCATTGGCATAATGCTCGGCTACATGAAAtccaagagaaaagagaagaagtcCAACTTGCTTCTGCTCTACAAAGACGAGGAGAGAGAATGGGGGGAAGCTGTGAAGCCTCTACCAACCATATCGGGGCTGAAGTCCGTCCAGATCCCCATGATGCTGAacatgctgcaggagagcatGGTGCCGTCCCTGTCCTGCGCCATCTGCTCCATGGAAGGCAGCAGCGTGAGTTCCGAATCCTCCTCCCCAGACGTCCACTTCACCATCCAGGAGGAAGTGCTGGATGCTGAACTGGGGGAAGTGTCAGAAATGCTCCTCAACGAGAGCAGCGAGGGATCTGCAGAAAACCTCCACAAGAACTCCTAG